From Phycodurus eques isolate BA_2022a chromosome 1, UOR_Pequ_1.1, whole genome shotgun sequence, one genomic window encodes:
- the LOC133413246 gene encoding leucine-rich repeat and transmembrane domain-containing protein 1, with the protein MEPEQGSVTKTQKGEIRKKGQRTQAVKGRLADMRVILVCCLLSLLSLSRACPKECSCNTNTKAVDCRGRGLYDIPRRLHPDTQELYLQDNRIRGLGWMAFREIPLVRVLDLSNNSITSVSPTALLGLRTLQRLSLAYNSLRELDKRLFGPVHSLSHLDLSHNSLWGLSGAMGETLRNLSHLGLAHNRLTRLDRSLLESLGRLDSLTLRGNAWRCDCHLIGLKLWLETYLFKGGVVDEVLCAQPTEMRDRDLQKIPYQLFHACMTTSYHYLFANIHHLESERLLRGHIHGNHAHPSSHALHVPMAMGEGFGGGGGNIPECETKQRQRPVNLRHAIATVIITGVVCGIVCLMMLAAAVYGCAYAAIMAKYQRELKKNEQLAAARAADHARLDEKEPLENAIA; encoded by the exons ATGGAACCCGAACAAGGGTCAGTCACTAAGACCCAAAAAGGGGAGataagaaaaaaaggacagcGAACTCAAGCGGTCAAAGGACGGCTGGCAGATATGAGAG TGATACTGGTGTGTTGCCTTCTCTCGCTGCTCTCTCTGTCACGTGCCTGTCCAAAAGAGTGCAGCTGCAACACAAACACCAAAGCTGTGGACTGCCGGGGTCGAGGCCTGTATGACATTCCCCGACGATTACATCCAGACACCCAAGAATTATATCTCCAAGACAATCGCATCAGAGGCCTGGGATGGATGGCTTTTCGAGAAATACCCCTCGTTCGTGTTCTCGACCTATCAAATAATTCCATAACATCTGTTTCCCCAACTGCTCTACTGGGGCTCAGAACTCTGCAGCGTCTCAGTCTCGCCTACAACAGCCTGAGAGAGCTCGATAAGCGGTTGTTTGGACCCgttcactcactttcacaccttgACCTTTCACACAACAG CCTGTGGGGTTTGTCCGGAGCCATGGGAGAAACTCTGAGGAACCTGAGCCACCTGGGGCTCGCCCACAACAGGCTAACACGATTAGACCGGTCCCTGCTGGAGTCCTTGGGCCGCCTGGATAGTCTCACGCTACGAGGCAACGCTTGGAGGTGTGACTGTCACCTTATAGGCCTCAAACTGTGGCTGGAGACCTACCTCTTCAAAG GTGGCGTGGTGGATGAGGTCCTTTGCGCCCAGCCCACAGAGATGCGGGACAGAGACCTGCAGAAGATCCCTTACCAGCTCTTCCACGCCTGCATGACCACAAGCTACCATTACTTGTTTGCCAACATCCATCATCTGGAATCGGAGAGGCTGCTGCGAGGCCACATCCATGGCAACCACGCTCATCCCTCAAGCCACGCGCTCCACGTCCCGATGGCAATGGGGGAGGGATTCGGGGGCGGAGGAGGTAATATCCCAGAGTGCGAGACGAAGCAAAGGCAGAGACCAGTCAACTTGCGCCACGCTATCGCCACAGTGATCATCACGGGAGTCGTGTGTGGGATCGTGTGTCTGATGATGCTGGCTGCAGCGGTATACGGTTGCGCCTATGCTGCCATCATGGCCAAATATCAGCGGGAACTGAAGAAAAATGAACAGTTGGCAGCGGCTCGTGCCGCCGATCATGCCAGGTTAGATGAGAAGGAACCACTGGAGAATGCCATTGCCTAG